A window of Cyanobacteria bacterium GSL.Bin1 genomic DNA:
ATTCAAAATCAAGATTATGAATCAGGAGTCTAGTAACGACCGGCAACGAGAACATCAAGCCAATGAACGAACCTTTCTCGCTTGGTTAAGAACAGCAGTGGCTTTAATTGCCTTAGGGTTAGCAACTGCCAGATTTGGTCTGTTTTTACGAGAAATTGAAAGCGCGATTGCACAGGAATTCTCTCTAGAAGGACCTAACTTCAATTCTCCAACTTTAGGATTAAGTTTAGTCATTTTTGGCTTAATTGTGATCAGTTTAGCGGCTTGGCGTTACCAACAAGTATTTTGGCAAATTGAAAAAGGGAAATATAAACCCAGCCAGCGTTTAGTTTGGTTGATGGTGGTTGCAGTCATGATTTTAGCAACCTTGAGTACCATCCCCCTGCTACTGTCATCCTTTTAGAAAGACCTTTCGACCCAGATAATCTTTATCTATTTTTTAGGGAAAATTCAGGAAATTCTCGTTATCCTGAAGACAAACTAGTTTCGGATGATCGCGGATTTCGATTTATGACACAACCTAGCTTTGGTGTAATTGGTTTAGCCGTGATGGGAGAAAACTTGGCACTCAATGTAGAAAGCCGAGGATTTCCTGTTGCTGTTTACAACCGCACGGCAGAAAAAACCAAAACCTTTATGGCGCAACGAGCGCAAGGAAAAAATGTTACTGATACTTACACAATTGAAGAATTTGTCAAGGCATTAGC
This region includes:
- a CDS encoding DUF202 domain-containing protein, whose translation is MNQESSNDRQREHQANERTFLAWLRTAVALIALGLATARFGLFLREIESAIAQEFSLEGPNFNSPTLGLSLVIFGLIVISLAAWRYQQVFWQIEKGKYKPSQRLVWLMVVAVMILATLSTIPLLLSSF